Proteins from a single region of Sphaerochaeta globosa str. Buddy:
- a CDS encoding carbohydrate ABC transporter permease → MKQQKSLHRRIQEGKDFTTILPALVFLGIFVYYPVVQVVRISFTNWNLINDNFSYVGMKNWIWLFQGSGTKYLINSLKVTALYTLGELTITIVGGMLFAIILNRISTSFSIMRALVFLPKYVAMSSAAVVFIWILNTQNGILNYVLELFGQNRVNWLGDKNRALGSILMLTGWRTVGYGMMIYIASMRGISKNYYEAASIDGASKFVQFTRITLPLLSPTTLFLFVTTFISAMKVFQSVDVLTGGGPYRSTEVIVFMIYKYAMEDFRMDRASTVAVFFFIVLLAITAATMKVSSKRVSYDV, encoded by the coding sequence ATGAAACAGCAAAAATCCTTGCATAGACGAATACAGGAAGGTAAAGATTTTACAACAATCTTGCCAGCTTTGGTATTCCTGGGCATATTTGTCTACTATCCAGTGGTACAGGTGGTACGCATCAGTTTCACCAACTGGAATCTCATCAACGATAATTTTTCGTATGTTGGGATGAAAAACTGGATCTGGCTGTTCCAAGGATCTGGTACCAAGTACTTGATCAACTCATTGAAAGTAACAGCTTTATATACTCTCGGGGAGCTTACCATCACCATCGTCGGTGGCATGCTCTTTGCTATCATACTCAATCGTATTAGTACTTCGTTCTCGATCATGCGTGCTTTGGTCTTCCTTCCAAAATATGTGGCTATGTCCAGTGCAGCTGTCGTATTCATTTGGATACTCAATACCCAAAACGGTATTTTAAACTATGTGCTTGAACTGTTCGGACAGAATCGAGTCAACTGGCTGGGTGACAAGAATAGGGCCTTAGGCTCTATCCTCATGCTTACAGGGTGGCGAACCGTCGGCTACGGCATGATGATTTATATCGCATCCATGCGGGGAATCAGCAAGAACTACTACGAAGCGGCATCCATCGATGGAGCCAGTAAATTCGTACAGTTCACACGCATCACCTTGCCTTTGCTCTCACCGACTACGTTGTTTCTGTTTGTAACTACATTCATCTCTGCAATGAAAGTCTTCCAATCGGTCGATGTGTTAACCGGAGGCGGTCCCTATCGGTCCACCGAAGTGATAGTATTCATGATTTATAAATACGCCATGGAAGACTTTAGAATGGATAGAGCTTCTACGGTTGCCGTATTCTTCTTTATTGTCCTGCTTGCTATTACAGCAGCTACGATGAAAGTTTCCAGCAAGAGGGTGAGCTATGACGTATGA
- a CDS encoding ABC transporter substrate-binding protein, which yields MKKILSVVLILSAVFALFISCGKKTEPVAAATAAPAQAVVATAAEKAPAVVATPAAPAVSYEVTEPITIEWWHALEQQYWPLVDEIVGGFNNSNPLIKVEAKYIGNYTTLNETLVAAHAAGTGLPALSAANTPYVAEYGKGGLTENLSPYIKATGYDIDDFGAGMIAATSYEGKQVTVPFLISTQVMYYNKTMAEKEGIVIPTRIDDMEAFLAKATKKAADGTTTRWATIVPGWDQWYFETFFLNSGVKIVNDDRISTDLAGPAATALTKKFQDWVKKGYTYWASGTSASSNMRQNFIDQKAFSVIHTSSLYNTYVNLVKDFEVGMAWLPAGDTKKSEIGGSVLLIPAKNDQKTKNAAWAFLQYLIGKDVNMKWADGTGYIPTRNSVITTSEGQEFLNRKPAFKAIFDNLDEINPRIQHAGWNQLATIWRSYLDQIMIEGVEVDAQLEMMAEEINEVLEDSE from the coding sequence ATGAAAAAAATTCTATCTGTTGTTCTTATTCTATCCGCAGTATTTGCACTTTTTATTTCCTGTGGAAAGAAAACAGAACCTGTAGCTGCAGCTACTGCAGCACCTGCTCAGGCGGTTGTCGCGACTGCTGCTGAAAAAGCCCCGGCTGTTGTAGCAACACCTGCTGCACCGGCAGTTTCGTATGAAGTTACCGAACCGATTACCATTGAATGGTGGCATGCACTTGAGCAGCAGTATTGGCCGTTGGTTGATGAAATCGTTGGAGGTTTCAACAACTCCAACCCTTTGATCAAAGTCGAAGCCAAGTACATTGGAAACTACACCACGCTTAATGAGACGTTGGTTGCAGCCCATGCAGCAGGCACCGGACTCCCAGCCCTCAGTGCTGCTAATACTCCGTATGTAGCAGAATATGGCAAGGGTGGGTTGACTGAGAACCTGTCACCGTACATCAAGGCAACCGGTTATGATATCGATGATTTCGGTGCAGGTATGATTGCGGCCACAAGCTATGAAGGCAAGCAGGTTACGGTACCGTTCCTTATTTCCACCCAGGTTATGTATTACAACAAGACCATGGCGGAGAAAGAAGGCATTGTCATTCCTACCAGAATTGATGACATGGAAGCTTTCCTTGCTAAGGCAACCAAGAAAGCTGCTGACGGCACCACCACTCGTTGGGCCACCATTGTCCCAGGTTGGGACCAGTGGTATTTTGAAACCTTCTTCCTGAATAGCGGTGTGAAGATTGTCAATGACGATCGTATCAGCACAGACCTTGCCGGTCCTGCTGCCACTGCTCTCACCAAGAAGTTCCAAGACTGGGTCAAGAAAGGCTACACCTACTGGGCCTCCGGTACCAGTGCATCTTCCAACATGAGACAGAACTTCATCGACCAGAAGGCATTCTCTGTTATTCACACCAGTTCGCTGTACAACACCTATGTCAATTTGGTAAAAGATTTTGAAGTAGGAATGGCATGGCTGCCTGCTGGCGATACCAAGAAGAGTGAGATCGGCGGTAGCGTTCTTCTCATTCCTGCAAAGAACGACCAGAAGACCAAGAATGCTGCATGGGCTTTCCTGCAGTATCTGATCGGAAAAGACGTAAACATGAAGTGGGCTGATGGAACCGGGTATATTCCGACCAGAAACTCTGTCATTACTACCAGCGAAGGTCAGGAATTCCTGAATAGGAAGCCCGCTTTCAAGGCAATCTTTGATAATCTTGACGAGATCAATCCCCGTATCCAGCATGCTGGTTGGAACCAGTTGGCAACCATTTGGAGATCGTATCTCGACCAAATCATGATCGAAGGTGTTGAGGTTGATGCACAGCTTGAAATGATGGCTGAAGAGATCAACGAAGTTCTTGAGGACTCTGAATAG
- a CDS encoding YesL family protein, whose protein sequence is MILPISIYEKRGIHLNIQTLFDPDNAVWSFLQKFYSLSLAGLLWFICSLPIITLGPATIALYRYSFAVLDGCESYLFKSFFSVFAKSLRQGIAVTLQLLLATSFLIFDAWFFLNTIPILFFVAVALFLLVLFPGLHLFALMSIKASTIKGFVSQAFYLSIRHLSTTVTLIVITCLWFLSIYALPISILFSAGPACILSAMFLRALYKRIDVYKTI, encoded by the coding sequence ATGATACTACCTATCAGTATCTATGAAAAGCGAGGAATACACTTGAATATCCAGACACTCTTCGACCCCGATAACGCTGTTTGGTCTTTCCTGCAAAAATTCTATTCCCTCTCACTGGCAGGTTTGCTGTGGTTTATATGCAGTCTGCCTATCATTACTCTGGGGCCTGCGACAATAGCTCTGTATAGGTACAGTTTTGCTGTATTGGATGGGTGTGAATCATATCTATTCAAATCATTTTTTTCAGTTTTTGCAAAGTCCCTAAGACAAGGAATTGCAGTTACCCTTCAATTGCTTCTCGCAACATCGTTTCTGATTTTTGATGCCTGGTTTTTTCTTAATACTATACCCATTCTCTTTTTTGTTGCGGTAGCACTGTTCTTACTGGTGCTGTTTCCAGGATTACATCTCTTTGCGCTTATGAGTATAAAGGCTTCCACGATAAAGGGGTTTGTCTCACAAGCATTTTATCTTTCCATTAGACATCTTTCCACAACGGTAACGCTCATTGTAATAACTTGCCTCTGGTTTTTAAGCATCTATGCTCTGCCTATATCAATTCTCTTTTCAGCAGGACCTGCTTGTATCCTCTCAGCTATGTTTCTGAGAGCACTCTATAAACGAATCGATGTTTACAAAACAATATGA
- a CDS encoding phosphoribosyltransferase — translation MVIKEFISCDTIRDSALKLAHQMYKQDHFVPDIIYASLRGGAYMANVFSEYYKMVRIREQGRPVFYAAVVARSYGYLRSQTNVMVDGWTYSPEHLRTGDKILLVDDIFDTGKTVNALAQIIMQKGIPREDLKIVVFDYKVPLYKKEEPLPIQPDYFCRKHVLNSPDDERWIHYNCHEFLGLSSQEIDDQFSDSEVRDILHEVRGDN, via the coding sequence ATGGTGATCAAAGAATTTATCAGTTGCGATACTATTCGTGACAGTGCATTAAAACTTGCCCATCAGATGTACAAGCAAGATCACTTCGTACCAGATATCATCTATGCTTCCTTGCGCGGTGGTGCTTACATGGCCAATGTGTTCAGTGAGTATTATAAAATGGTACGTATCAGAGAACAGGGAAGGCCAGTCTTCTATGCTGCTGTGGTTGCACGTTCCTATGGGTATCTGAGAAGCCAGACGAATGTCATGGTCGATGGTTGGACGTATTCTCCTGAACATCTGAGAACAGGTGATAAGATTTTGCTAGTTGATGATATTTTCGATACCGGCAAAACAGTAAATGCACTTGCGCAGATAATCATGCAGAAGGGTATTCCCCGTGAGGACTTGAAGATTGTGGTTTTTGATTACAAGGTGCCTTTGTATAAGAAAGAGGAACCGCTTCCAATTCAACCCGATTACTTCTGTCGCAAGCACGTGCTCAACAGTCCCGATGATGAACGCTGGATACACTACAACTGCCATGAGTTCCTTGGCTTAAGTTCCCAAGAAATTGATGACCAGTTCAGTGATTCTGAAGTTAGGGATATCCTGCATGAGGTCCGAGGCGACAACTAG